One Methanocalculus natronophilus genomic window, ACAGTGGTTGGGTTGTTTTTAATTGGTTATTTTTTCTTCAATCATTTAATGGTGGTGATTTTATGAGTGATCACAAAGGATTTAAAGCGTTTAGCGCAATGTTTAAAAGAAGTGATATGTTTAATGGAATCATATCAAGGCGCGAATATGCGTGGAATGTAGTGTGGGTCGTTCTTTTCATTATTTTAGGATTTAGTGTTTGGTTTAGTGTGCTTTTAAGACTGGGTGATGGCTTAGAAGCCTTAGCGGTGTTACCGCTTGTACTTGTATGGTTTATCCTTAGTTTGGTTTTGCTTTTGTTTTTAAGTTTTGCGTTAATGAGACGTTACCGTGATATTGGTATTGCACCTGAATGGGTTGNNNNNNNNNNATTATATATAGTCTTTATTGGAAGTGGTGCATTTTTAGACGGAGAGACTTTATGGCATGTTTTTCCAAGTATTATTACGCTAGTTATATTTATCGCGCTAGGCTTTTTACCGAAAGATATGGTGAAGAAGGATAAATCATAATTGTACTTACCCGTTATTTGATTTATAATAGAATGCGTAATGGGAAAGTAGGCTTATTATGAAGACAAAGTATTGTGCGAAGTGTGGCTTATACG contains:
- a CDS encoding DUF805 domain-containing protein → MSDHKGFKAFSAMFKRSDMFNGIISRREYAWNVVWVVLFIILGFSVWFSVLLRLGDGLEALAVLPLVLVWFILSLVLLLFLSFALMRRYRDIGIAPEWV